Proteins encoded within one genomic window of Lentimicrobiaceae bacterium:
- a CDS encoding UvrB/UvrC motif-containing protein: LPSALDNRPLKFDEFWNQINQTIFVSATPADYELQQSEGVIVEQLIRPTGLPDPQIEVKSSINQIDDLLYEIEKVISRNERILVTTLTKRMAEELTKYLSGLNIRCRYIHSDVETLERVEIIHNLRLGIFDVLVGVNLLREGLDLPEVSLVAILDADKEGFLRSERSLTQTAGRAARNINSKVIMYANTITNSMQRTIDETRRRREKQLQFNAENNITPTQIVKSTQSVLAQTNEMAKTKIPKAYVENENLSVAADPVIHYLSTDQLKKAIIKSRIQMEKAVKDLDFIEAAHYRDEMFELQKMLESKKF; encoded by the coding sequence CCTTCCTTCCGCTCTCGACAATCGTCCTTTAAAATTCGATGAATTCTGGAATCAAATCAATCAAACCATATTCGTAAGCGCTACACCTGCCGATTATGAGCTTCAGCAAAGCGAAGGTGTTATAGTTGAACAACTAATACGTCCTACCGGGCTGCCCGATCCGCAGATTGAAGTAAAATCCAGTATAAACCAAATTGATGACCTCCTTTATGAAATAGAAAAAGTTATCAGCCGAAACGAACGCATTTTGGTAACGACCTTAACAAAACGGATGGCAGAAGAACTTACGAAATATTTATCGGGGCTTAATATCCGTTGCCGGTACATACATTCCGATGTTGAAACACTCGAAAGGGTAGAAATTATCCACAACCTCCGGCTCGGTATTTTCGATGTACTTGTAGGCGTTAACCTTCTCCGCGAAGGACTTGACTTGCCCGAAGTTTCGCTGGTTGCTATTTTAGATGCGGATAAAGAAGGCTTCCTCAGGTCAGAAAGGTCGCTAACCCAAACTGCTGGTCGTGCAGCACGTAACATTAACAGTAAAGTAATCATGTATGCAAATACTATCACCAATTCCATGCAACGTACAATTGATGAAACACGCAGAAGAAGAGAAAAACAACTACAGTTTAATGCGGAAAATAATATTACCCCTACGCAAATTGTCAAATCCACACAATCTGTGCTGGCTCAAACCAACGAAATGGCAAAAACAAAAATTCCAAAAGCCTATGTGGAAAATGAAAATCTTAGTGTTGCTGCCGATCCCGTAATACACTACTTATCAACAGACCAATTAAAAAAAGCCATAATAAAATCCCGGATACAAATGGAAAAAGCAGTAAAAGATCTAGACTTTATTGAAGCCGCCCACTACAGGGATGAAATGTTCGAGTTGCAAAAAATGCTGGAAAGTAAAAAATTTTGA
- a CDS encoding response regulator transcription factor, giving the protein MKKKILVIDDEKSIRLLLENFLNKDYEVISKSDGLEALSWMQEGNLPDLIVADIQMPNLDGYEFIENVRSSGYFKNIPLIMLSGIESSVEKVKCLKLGANDYMIKPFNPEELAIRIELLLSRK; this is encoded by the coding sequence ATGAAAAAGAAAATTTTAGTAATTGACGACGAAAAGAGCATCCGTTTGTTGTTAGAAAATTTTTTGAATAAGGATTATGAAGTAATTAGTAAATCAGACGGTTTAGAAGCCCTAAGTTGGATGCAGGAAGGAAACCTTCCCGATTTAATTGTTGCCGATATCCAGATGCCAAACCTTGATGGATATGAATTCATAGAAAATGTGAGATCAAGTGGATATTTTAAGAATATACCCCTCATTATGCTTTCGGGTATCGAAAGCAGTGTGGAAAAAGTAAAATGCTTGAAATTAGGTGCTAACGATTATATGATAAAGCCTTTCAACCCGGAAGAACTTGCTATTCGCATTGAATTATTGCTATCACGCAAATAA
- a CDS encoding sugar transferase, which produces MEQPLKEELKILYIGGDVSIINQFENTTEVKLFNRENSLSALRWLDENKVLDAILCDMYIPGMSGIDIFKFLKSKNIHTKTPFILISHTYDPKIQDEAYSLHIDDCYFTPLNEKDILSRIKFLKKYISIRATLQHTPTTSHEYRIPFLKRSFDIFIAGTALLILSPILLIIALAIRIESKGRVYYISKRVGTGYKVFDFYKFRSMYVGADSRLSELKHLNQYEAEIEEKNNAIDELCPECERLGHYCSPTLFIEGKEICENYYLKIKKEKSKSAFIKIKDDPRITKIGKFIRNSSIDELPQLINVLKGDMSIVGNRPLPLYEAELLTSDQWGERFLGPAGITGLWQVNKRGKGTMLEEERKQLDNQYASNNSFWGDLKIILMTIPALFQKENV; this is translated from the coding sequence ATGGAACAGCCACTAAAAGAAGAACTTAAAATATTATATATTGGAGGTGATGTAAGTATAATCAATCAATTTGAAAATACAACAGAGGTAAAATTGTTTAATCGTGAAAATAGTTTATCCGCTTTGCGCTGGCTCGACGAAAACAAAGTTCTGGATGCAATACTCTGCGATATGTACATCCCCGGTATGAGTGGCATTGACATCTTTAAATTCCTTAAATCTAAAAATATTCATACTAAAACCCCTTTTATATTAATTTCTCACACATACGACCCCAAAATTCAGGATGAAGCATATTCGCTCCACATTGATGATTGTTATTTCACCCCACTCAACGAAAAAGATATTCTGTCCAGAATAAAATTTCTTAAAAAATACATTTCCATCCGTGCGACCCTACAACATACACCAACTACTTCCCATGAATACAGAATTCCCTTTTTAAAAAGGAGTTTCGATATTTTTATTGCCGGCACAGCCCTTTTGATACTTTCCCCCATATTGTTAATCATAGCCCTCGCCATAAGGATAGAATCAAAAGGCAGAGTGTATTATATTTCGAAAAGAGTAGGTACCGGATATAAAGTCTTCGATTTTTATAAATTTCGTTCGATGTATGTAGGTGCCGATTCCCGTTTAAGCGAACTTAAACATTTAAACCAATACGAAGCAGAAATTGAAGAAAAAAACAATGCGATTGATGAGCTTTGTCCTGAATGTGAACGACTGGGGCATTATTGTTCCCCCACTCTTTTCATTGAAGGAAAAGAAATCTGCGAAAACTATTATTTGAAAATTAAAAAAGAAAAATCAAAATCTGCTTTCATTAAAATAAAAGACGACCCCCGTATTACTAAAATCGGGAAATTTATCAGGAACTCCAGTATTGATGAACTCCCTCAATTAATCAATGTGTTAAAAGGAGACATGTCAATAGTAGGGAACCGCCCTCTTCCTTTGTACGAAGCAGAATTACTTACATCCGACCAGTGGGGCGAACGTTTCCTGGGGCCTGCCGGGATTACAGGACTTTGGCAAGTGAATAAAAGAGGTAAAGGTACCATGTTAGAAGAAGAAAGAAAACAGCTTGATAATCAATATGCAAGTAATAACTCTTTTTGGGGCGACTTGAAAATCATTTTAATGACTATACCGGCACTTTTTCAAAAAGAAAATGTGTGA
- a CDS encoding TolC family protein — protein MVNIRLLYIYFLLGWCCLSVSAQEQKIDSTQIFNPLTDDITEKLPPLEALIDSAIKHSPKIQNEEFNIAYRQSEVTTAKRDWTHYINLGLDVNNGTWWFDDKDELTRLNRYYLTTSNRAQYEVAVSMRLPIFYIIDRRNEINKRKSQVEQAVSSRNEQERSIRTIVIEHYMNMVGQQNALRVSNDYQQYTALQMKMAENEFLNGEIAIVELSRQKEIQTRGALEYEQIKAQFKKSYLLLQETVGIEFNLIFNLK, from the coding sequence ATGGTGAATATTAGGCTTTTATATATATATTTTCTGTTGGGTTGGTGTTGTCTTTCCGTTTCGGCACAAGAACAAAAAATTGATAGTACGCAAATTTTTAATCCCCTAACAGACGATATTACCGAAAAGCTCCCTCCTCTGGAAGCTCTTATTGATTCTGCAATTAAACATTCTCCTAAAATTCAAAATGAAGAATTTAACATTGCTTATCGCCAAAGTGAAGTTACTACTGCAAAACGGGATTGGACCCACTATATTAATCTAGGGTTAGATGTAAATAACGGAACATGGTGGTTCGACGACAAAGATGAACTTACACGACTTAACAGGTATTACCTTACAACCTCCAACCGTGCGCAATACGAAGTGGCAGTGTCCATGCGCTTACCCATTTTCTATATTATCGACCGACGCAATGAAATTAACAAACGAAAATCTCAGGTTGAACAAGCAGTTAGTTCAAGAAACGAACAGGAAAGGTCAATACGAACTATAGTAATTGAACATTACATGAATATGGTAGGGCAACAAAACGCTCTTCGTGTAAGCAACGATTACCAACAATATACGGCGTTACAAATGAAAATGGCTGAAAATGAATTTCTTAATGGCGAAATTGCAATTGTGGAATTATCTCGTCAAAAAGAAATTCAAACGCGAGGCGCTTTAGAATATGAACAAATTAAAGCACAATTTAAAAAATCTTATCTTTTGCTTCAAGAAACTGTGGGTATCGAATTTAATTTAATTTTTAATTTGAAGTAA